TGTTTCAAAATCGTACTGGATAAGGCTACCCATATTGCAAGAAACAGTATAAGTCTTAGAAGTACCATCTTCAGCTACTACAGTAAATGTAGCCGAGCCACTTGCAAAACTTACAGCCGAACCGCTTGCCGGAGTTACCGTAGCACCAGCTGAAACTTCAATAGTCGGAACCAAAGCACTTACATCACCACTTTCTTCTGCCTTAAAAGTAATAGTAGCATTAGCCTCATCTATTACCGGTTGAGAAAATACTGCAGCATTGGCCGCTACCGTTGTGTCAAAAGTAAACGATGTTATATTCGCTTCACTGCTTCTTATTACATCATCATCCTCATCACATGATGTAAACAACGATGCTATACATATTGCAACAAACAAGTAAAAAAACAAATATTTTCTCATTTTCATCAAAATTGAATCACCAATAAAAATAAAAAAGCACGGAAAGCGAGAAACCTCTCCTCACACCCGTGCTCCAAAAATTTTCATTTTCAATTGGCAGCTTTTGTACCTTCGTAAGTCACCTCCACTGTATAAGGAACAGGATTTCCCAACAACGATACATTGTCTATGTTTAAATCAAGATTCAATTTCCCATTCTCAAAAGTACCCGTAGCATCAATATCAGCTTCAAGCATCCCCGCTACAGCCAAACTGGAAGTAGCTGTGAAATTATAGGTATTATCACCTGCGCTCGTCAATTGACAATTTTCCAAGGCAATATTGCCTATAGGCATTTCCATAAATGTAAAGTCTGTAATCTGCAAATCTACTGCATTGTCTCCTGCTTTCGCAACCGATATGGTCTGTGAAATAGCATCCCCCGTAGGAACAGAAACCCCATCTGTAACCAAAGCAATACTCAAATTACCTTGATAATCACCAATGACAGAGTCCGCCGCAGAGACAGTTTCTACCGGATCGTCATCATCACTACATGAAGTGAAGAAAGGCATCGTGCAAAGCACGGCAAACACATAAAAAAACAAATTCTTTTTCATTTCCTTCAAATTAAAGTTTAGTTAATCAACAAATAACTTACACGAATTGTTGTAAGCCGGATGCAAAAATGGAAGAAATCCCCAATATACGCAAGGTCTATTTATATGACTTATGTTCTATTTTTAAGAGAAAACGATAAATAAGCAATTTTTTCAGCCACACATGCAATACATACTTCAGATTTTCCTAAAATAAGCAAGGCTGCATTCTTGTTTGACACGAAAATGCAGCCTATATAATATAATAAGGAGTAGTCCTATCGATTAAGCCTTCACACGGCCTACGTATGAACCGTCGCGGGTATCAACCTCAATGGTCTCATCTTGATTGATGAACAGAGGCACGCGCACTGTAGCACCTGTTTCCAGCGTAGCAGGCTTTGTAGCGTTAGTAGCGGTATCACCTTTCAAGCCCGGTTCGGTATAAGTGACTTTCAACTGAACTTTTACCGGAAGTTCGGCAAACAGGATAGTTTCAGTAGAAGCGTCAGAAACCACATCTACCACCATTTCTTCTTTCAGGAAGTTAACGCCTTCAATCAAATCGTGAGCGATGGGGACTTGTTCGTAAGTTTCCTGATTCATGAAAATATAATCTTCGCCTTCCTTGTAAAGGAATTGGTAAGGACGACGCTCTACACGTACGTCTTCCAGCTTTTCACCGATGTTGAAGCGGCGTTCCAACACATATCCGTCTACCACATCTTTCAGTTTCGTACGCATAAAGGTATTACCCTTACCCGGTTTTACATGCAAAAAGTCGATGCAAAAATA
The Phocaeicola salanitronis DSM 18170 genome window above contains:
- a CDS encoding calycin-like domain-containing protein, whose translation is MKKNLFFYVFAVLCTMPFFTSCSDDDDPVETVSAADSVIGDYQGNLSIALVTDGVSVPTGDAISQTISVAKAGDNAVDLQITDFTFMEMPIGNIALENCQLTSAGDNTYNFTATSSLAVAGMLEADIDATGTFENGKLNLDLNIDNVSLLGNPVPYTVEVTYEGTKAAN
- the efp gene encoding elongation factor P: MINAQDIKIGTAIRMDGKLYFCIDFLHVKPGKGNTFMRTKLKDVVDGYVLERRFNIGEKLEDVRVERRPYQFLYKEGEDYIFMNQETYEQVPIAHDLIEGVNFLKEEMVVDVVSDASTETILFAELPVKVQLKVTYTEPGLKGDTATNATKPATLETGATVRVPLFINQDETIEVDTRDGSYVGRVKA